A stretch of Aspergillus nidulans FGSC A4 chromosome VI DNA encodes these proteins:
- a CDS encoding uncharacterized protein (transcript_id=CADANIAT00009385), with protein MSLTTPFIPPPDCSIQDLTTITTTSHSTTEIVPVLISDPADPRFTECQPSNWASAPSSSRFSYSPSVCPSDWLAWSIATTELQGETVTTAWCCHTGYTLEPYPAYTFPYMTQPCIRTIFLDPTPSSTITATLSHGTGPTTPFTSGIALHAPWYITWKESDRALLFPQPPILSASETIRYWVPGEAVDDLNTNVAEDEGGMDERTVLRLGLGIGLGGGFLLVAGVAQVAARLVIIYSRVIRETPKISNASTSLHLQTTIMPRKARKTRQELREQEEKFAQFRKLAAFIMCLLKPYVIG; from the exons ATGTCACTCACAACGCCCTTTATCCCCCCTCCAGACTGCAGTATCCAAGACCTTACGACAATCACAACAACCTCGCACTCCACCACAGAAATAGTCCCAGTCCTCATCTCCGACCCTGCAGACCCGCGCTTCACAGAATGCCAACCCTCCAACTGGGCCTCGGCCCCCTCATCCAGCCGCTTCTCCTACAGTCCATCCGTATGTCCCAGTGACTGGCTGGCATGGTCGATCGCAACAACCGAGCTCCAAGGCGAGACTGTCACTACTGCGTGGTGCTGCCATAC CGGCTACACTCTGGAACCCTACCCAGCCTACACTTTCCCCTACATGACCCAACCCTGCATCCGCACCATCTTCCTAGACCCAACCCCATCATCGACAATAACAGCAACCCTCTCCCACGGCACTGGCCCAACTACCCCCTTCACATCCGGCATAGCCCTCCACGCGCCCTGGTACATCACCTGGAAAGAAAGCGACCGCGCGCTCCTCTTTCCGCAGCCCCCTATCCTCAGCGCCTCAGAGACAATCCGGTACTGGGTCCCCGGGGAGGCGGTCGACGATTTGAATACGAATGTGgccgaggacgagggtgGAATGGACGAGAGGACGGTTTTGAGACTCGGCTTGGGGATTGGGCTTGGTGGAGggtttcttcttgttgctggggTT GCCCAGGTTGCAGCTCGgttagtcattattta ttcccgggtgatccgtgAAACTCCCAAAATTTCGAACGCGTCAACCAGCCTCCATCTTCAAACAACTATCATGCCACGAAAGGCGCGTAAAACGCGCCAGGAACTGAGAGAGCAAGAGG AAAAATTCgcacagttcaggaagctagCCGCATTTATAATGTGCCTCCTTAAACCCTACGTGATCGGATGA